The following proteins are encoded in a genomic region of Chryseobacterium cucumeris:
- the uvrC gene encoding excinuclease ABC subunit UvrC — translation MNPSLELQLKTLPSEPGVYRYYDKNEQLLYVGKAKNLKKRVLSYFNKNLSGYRIKIMVSKIQRLETTIVNSEYDALLLENNLIKEYQPFYNVMLKDDKTYPWICIKNEDFPRIFLTRNMIKDGSEYYGPYAKVRPAKILLDTIKHIYKLRTCNLNLSPSKIAEGKYKVCLEYHIKNCEGPCEDLESKEDYDEKIDAIRGIIKGDFRKAKDYLVNQMMKLASNLKFEEAQIIKERLDILEDYQAKNTVVNPNIDDVDVFGMTSDETAAYVNFFKIRNGNIIQSFTTEIKKILEETDEDIMEEALIEIRQKFSSDSKEVLLPFHLSVEIPNVKLIVPKVGDKKRIVELSEKNAKEYRLEKLKQVQIVDPERHTNRIMAEMQKLLRMPVEPRHIEGFDNSNIQGTNPVSACVVFKDGKPSKADYRIFHPKTVEGPNDFATMEEVIYRRYKRMLDEGESLPQLILIDGGKGQLSSAVKSLRLLGLYGKITIVGIAKRLEEIFFPEDPIPLYLDKKSETLKILQRVRDEAHRFGVKHHRTRRKNSTIKSELEEIPGVGEKTIELLLSKLKSVKRIKEANFETLEEILGKSKAKVIWEFFNAN, via the coding sequence ATGAATCCTTCTTTAGAATTACAGCTCAAAACCTTACCATCCGAACCCGGCGTTTATCGTTATTATGATAAAAACGAACAGCTTTTGTATGTGGGAAAAGCTAAAAATCTGAAAAAGAGGGTACTCTCCTATTTCAACAAAAACCTCTCAGGATACAGGATCAAAATAATGGTCAGCAAAATCCAGCGATTGGAAACGACGATTGTAAACAGCGAGTATGATGCACTTTTATTGGAAAATAATCTGATTAAAGAGTACCAGCCGTTTTATAATGTTATGTTGAAGGATGACAAGACCTATCCATGGATCTGCATCAAAAATGAAGATTTTCCAAGAATTTTTCTGACCAGAAATATGATTAAAGACGGATCCGAATATTATGGTCCGTATGCAAAAGTACGTCCTGCAAAAATATTGCTGGATACTATAAAACACATTTATAAGCTTAGAACCTGTAATCTGAATCTTTCCCCATCCAAAATTGCGGAAGGCAAATATAAAGTCTGCCTGGAATATCATATCAAAAACTGCGAAGGGCCCTGTGAAGATCTTGAAAGCAAGGAAGATTATGACGAAAAAATAGATGCCATCCGCGGAATTATTAAAGGGGATTTCCGTAAGGCAAAGGATTATCTGGTGAATCAGATGATGAAGCTGGCTTCCAATCTTAAATTTGAAGAAGCTCAGATCATTAAGGAAAGACTGGATATTCTTGAGGATTATCAGGCTAAAAATACCGTTGTAAATCCGAATATTGATGATGTAGATGTTTTCGGGATGACCAGTGATGAGACCGCTGCTTATGTCAATTTCTTTAAAATCAGAAACGGAAATATCATCCAGAGTTTTACCACCGAGATTAAAAAGATTCTTGAGGAAACGGATGAAGATATTATGGAAGAAGCTTTGATTGAGATCCGTCAGAAGTTTTCTTCCGATTCTAAAGAAGTTCTTTTACCGTTTCACCTTTCTGTAGAAATTCCCAATGTAAAACTGATTGTTCCTAAGGTTGGAGACAAAAAAAGAATTGTAGAACTTTCTGAAAAGAATGCTAAAGAATACCGTCTGGAAAAGCTGAAACAGGTTCAGATTGTAGATCCTGAAAGACATACCAACAGAATCATGGCAGAAATGCAGAAATTGTTGAGAATGCCTGTTGAACCAAGGCATATTGAAGGTTTTGATAACTCAAACATTCAGGGAACCAATCCTGTGTCTGCATGTGTTGTTTTTAAAGATGGAAAACCGAGCAAAGCAGATTACAGAATTTTCCATCCTAAAACGGTAGAAGGACCTAACGATTTTGCTACGATGGAAGAAGTAATCTACCGCCGTTACAAAAGAATGCTTGATGAGGGAGAAAGTCTTCCCCAGCTGATTCTGATAGATGGAGGAAAAGGACAGCTTTCTTCTGCTGTAAAAAGTCTCAGGTTATTGGGACTTTATGGAAAAATTACCATTGTAGGAATCGCCAAGAGGCTGGAAGAAATATTCTTTCCGGAAGATCCTATTCCTTTATATCTGGACAAAAAATCTGAAACGTTGAAAATCCTTCAGCGTGTTCGTGATGAAGCTCACCGGTTTGGGGTAAAACATCACAGAACGAGAAGAAAAAACTCTACGATAAAATCTGAACTTGAAGAAATTCCTGGAGTTGGAGAAAAAACAATCGAATTGCTTTTGTCTAAACTGAAGTCTGTAAAACGCATCAAAGAAGCCAATTTTGAAACTCTTGAAGAAATTCTGGGAAAAAGCAAAGCTAAAGTGATTTGGGAATTTTTTAATGCTAACTGA
- a CDS encoding PorV/PorQ family protein, with translation MMKKYFLLAFSLLFGLSQSQIIRKYSNEFLNIGAGARGLAMGGAVITNQDDVYSPMWNPAGLMSIERDWQGAAMHAEYFESIAKYDYLAYAKVLEEGVFGVSVVRLGVDNILNTTQMIDSEGNIDYDKITKFSQSDYAAILSYAFRPGGNPKLDVGINAKIVYRNVGKFANGYGFGFDVGAIYKADNGWKFGGMVRDITTTVNFWTVNQKELSTVVNGEEFNPAPKDKLELTMPKLNVGASKLFEINSSVYVLPEAGINVDFAKTASLISTDFASISPYAGAELGYQKMIFVRLGINRFQSITDIEDLKRKVSFQPSAGLGIRYRGLTLDYAITNSGIGGSNFYSNFFSLKLDMGAFRND, from the coding sequence ATGATGAAAAAATATTTTTTACTTGCATTTTCACTGTTGTTTGGGCTTTCTCAATCTCAGATTATCAGAAAATATTCCAATGAATTTTTAAATATCGGAGCCGGAGCAAGAGGACTTGCAATGGGAGGAGCGGTAATTACCAACCAGGATGATGTATATTCTCCTATGTGGAATCCCGCAGGTTTAATGTCTATCGAAAGAGACTGGCAGGGAGCAGCAATGCACGCAGAATACTTTGAGTCTATTGCAAAATATGACTATCTGGCTTATGCAAAAGTACTTGAGGAAGGTGTTTTTGGGGTTTCCGTAGTAAGACTGGGAGTAGATAATATTTTAAATACAACCCAGATGATCGATTCTGAAGGGAATATTGATTATGATAAAATTACAAAGTTCTCTCAATCCGATTATGCTGCAATTCTTTCTTATGCATTCAGACCAGGAGGAAATCCAAAATTAGATGTCGGGATAAATGCTAAGATTGTATATAGAAATGTGGGTAAATTTGCTAATGGTTATGGTTTTGGTTTCGATGTTGGGGCGATTTATAAAGCAGATAACGGATGGAAGTTCGGGGGGATGGTGAGAGATATTACAACTACTGTCAACTTCTGGACGGTCAATCAGAAAGAACTTTCTACTGTTGTAAATGGAGAAGAATTTAACCCTGCTCCCAAAGATAAACTGGAACTTACAATGCCTAAACTGAATGTAGGGGCCAGCAAATTATTCGAAATCAACAGCAGCGTATATGTATTGCCGGAAGCAGGTATAAATGTGGATTTTGCTAAAACAGCATCCTTAATTTCTACAGACTTTGCCAGTATCAGTCCTTACGCAGGAGCTGAGCTGGGATACCAGAAAATGATTTTTGTGAGATTGGGGATCAACAGATTCCAGTCTATTACAGATATAGAAGATCTTAAAAGAAAAGTTTCTTTCCAGCCAAGTGCAGGTCTTGGAATAAGATACAGAGGGCTTACACTGGATTATGCCATTACAAATTCAGGGATTGGCGGATCTAATTTCTATTCCAATTTCTTCTCCTTAAAACTGGATATGGGAGCATTTAGAAACGATTAA
- a CDS encoding DMT family transporter translates to MHKLALFRLHLIVFLWGFTAILGKLIQANAQILVFYRMLFASIFLYVFIRFFKKESIKVSRKIFFQLAAIGFAMALHWYCFFYSIKVSNVSIALSCLSLSTLFASILEPIIFKRKIDISEVVMGTVIVACILLIFKTEFHFKEGIIYGILCAIFGTVFSVFNGKMFGKTSSGNIIFYEIFCGWFILMIFYLLSGQIFQMNEINYRDLALICLLASVFTAFPMLESVNLMKYISPFTLILTVNLEPVYGIILAFFIFGESEHMSPVFYVASGVMILAIIANGLIKARKTKNLN, encoded by the coding sequence ATGCATAAATTGGCGCTTTTCAGGTTACATTTAATAGTTTTTTTATGGGGATTCACCGCAATTTTAGGAAAACTGATTCAGGCCAATGCTCAGATTCTTGTGTTTTACAGAATGTTGTTTGCCTCAATCTTTTTGTATGTATTTATCAGATTCTTCAAAAAGGAAAGCATTAAGGTTTCCAGGAAAATATTCTTTCAGCTGGCTGCTATAGGCTTTGCAATGGCACTTCACTGGTATTGTTTCTTTTATTCTATTAAAGTTTCCAATGTTTCAATTGCCTTAAGCTGCCTTTCCTTATCGACGCTTTTTGCCTCGATTCTGGAACCCATTATTTTCAAAAGGAAAATTGATATATCTGAAGTGGTAATGGGAACTGTTATTGTGGCCTGTATATTATTGATTTTTAAAACAGAATTTCATTTTAAAGAAGGTATTATTTATGGAATTCTTTGTGCGATATTCGGGACTGTTTTTTCGGTTTTTAATGGTAAGATGTTTGGGAAAACAAGTTCGGGAAACATTATTTTTTATGAAATCTTCTGTGGTTGGTTTATTTTAATGATATTTTATCTGCTTTCGGGGCAAATTTTTCAGATGAATGAAATAAACTACAGGGATCTGGCGTTAATATGCTTGTTAGCCAGTGTTTTTACTGCTTTTCCCATGCTGGAATCTGTGAATTTAATGAAATATATATCACCTTTTACTTTAATTTTAACAGTTAATTTAGAACCTGTCTACGGAATTATACTAGCTTTTTTTATCTTTGGGGAATCAGAACATATGAGCCCTGTATTTTATGTCGCTTCAGGTGTTATGATACTGGCAATCATTGCAAACGGATTAATAAAAGCCAGAAAAACTAAAAACTTAAACTAA
- a CDS encoding acyl-CoA carboxylase subunit beta, with protein MDIEFNKREDQNRLKLSEINRLLTEIKKGGGEKRLQKLRDEGKMTARERIDYLLDKDSDSIEIGAFAGYEMYQEHGGCPSGGVVVVIGYVSGRQCIIVANDASVKAGAWFPITGKKNLRAQEIAMENKLPIIYLVDSAGVYLPMQDEIFPDKEHFGRIFRNNAKMSSMGIIQISAVMGSCVAGGAYLPIMSDEAMIVDKTGSIFLAGSYLVKAAIGESIDNETLGGATTHCSISGVTDYKAKDDKDALNRIKNIMKSVGTTEKAGFDRIESFPPKENPENIFGIMPVSRAEQYDTYEIIKCIVDNSEYEEYKPDYGKSIICATARVDGWSVGIVANQRKLVKSGKGEMQFGGVIYSDSADKATRFIANCNQRKIPLIFLQDVTGFMVGSKSEHGGIIKDGAKMVNAVSNSVVPKFTIITGNSYGAGNYAMCGKAYDPRLIVAWPWADLAVMGGAQAAKVLAQIQESTLKKQGKNISEEEHNEILDTISKKYQKQTESTYAAARLWTDAIINPADTRKWISMGIEAANHSPITEKFNLGVIQV; from the coding sequence ATGGACATCGAATTCAATAAACGGGAGGATCAGAACAGATTAAAATTATCTGAAATAAATCGCTTACTCACTGAGATTAAAAAAGGAGGTGGTGAGAAAAGGCTTCAAAAGCTTCGTGATGAAGGAAAAATGACAGCAAGAGAAAGAATAGATTATCTTCTCGATAAAGATTCAGATTCCATAGAAATTGGAGCATTTGCAGGATATGAAATGTATCAGGAGCATGGAGGATGTCCTAGCGGAGGTGTTGTAGTTGTTATTGGCTACGTTTCCGGAAGACAATGTATTATTGTCGCTAATGATGCATCTGTAAAAGCCGGTGCATGGTTTCCTATCACAGGAAAGAAAAACCTGAGAGCACAGGAAATTGCTATGGAAAACAAGCTTCCCATCATTTATTTAGTAGATTCTGCAGGTGTTTATCTTCCTATGCAGGATGAGATCTTCCCGGACAAGGAACATTTTGGACGAATTTTCAGAAATAATGCTAAAATGAGTTCTATGGGAATCATCCAGATCTCTGCCGTTATGGGGAGTTGTGTAGCTGGAGGAGCTTACTTACCCATCATGAGTGATGAAGCTATGATTGTGGATAAAACAGGCTCTATTTTCCTTGCAGGAAGTTATCTGGTAAAAGCAGCTATCGGAGAAAGTATTGATAATGAAACACTGGGTGGGGCAACCACTCACTGCTCTATTTCAGGAGTAACGGATTATAAAGCTAAAGATGATAAAGATGCTCTGAACAGAATCAAAAACATCATGAAATCTGTCGGAACTACTGAAAAAGCAGGCTTTGACAGAATAGAAAGTTTCCCGCCAAAAGAAAATCCTGAGAATATTTTCGGAATTATGCCGGTCTCAAGAGCTGAACAATATGATACCTACGAAATTATCAAATGTATTGTGGATAACTCCGAATATGAAGAATACAAACCAGACTATGGTAAAAGTATTATCTGTGCAACAGCAAGAGTTGACGGCTGGTCCGTAGGGATTGTAGCCAATCAGAGAAAGCTGGTTAAAAGCGGTAAAGGAGAAATGCAGTTCGGAGGAGTGATCTACTCTGATTCTGCGGATAAAGCAACCCGATTTATTGCCAACTGTAATCAAAGAAAAATTCCTTTAATTTTCTTACAGGATGTCACCGGATTCATGGTGGGTTCAAAATCAGAACATGGCGGAATTATTAAAGATGGCGCCAAAATGGTAAATGCGGTTTCCAATTCCGTAGTTCCTAAATTCACTATTATAACAGGAAATTCTTATGGAGCAGGAAATTATGCAATGTGTGGAAAAGCTTATGATCCCAGATTAATTGTTGCATGGCCCTGGGCAGATTTAGCAGTAATGGGTGGTGCACAGGCAGCAAAAGTACTGGCTCAGATTCAGGAATCTACTTTAAAGAAGCAAGGAAAAAATATCTCTGAAGAAGAGCATAACGAAATTCTGGATACCATCTCAAAGAAATATCAGAAACAAACTGAATCTACCTATGCAGCAGCAAGATTATGGACTGATGCCATCATCAATCCTGCTGATACCAGAAAATGGATTTCTATGGGGATTGAAGCAGCAAACCACTCTCCTATCACTGAGAAGTTCAATCTTGGAGTAATACAGGTCTGA
- a CDS encoding SusC/RagA family TonB-linked outer membrane protein translates to MKQLSTRLPLAVGVFCFLLGTNHLSGQNSKKDSIKNKQIDEVVVTALGIKRDQRKLGYAITKVETKDITQAGVVNPMEALQGKLPGVEITAGSGGPQSSARIQIRGNTSLGNNNQPLIVVDGVIIDNGVTGADSWGSGYDFGNEMKNLNSDVFESVSILRGAAASALYGSRAANGVIVITTKKGKGTNGLGVRINSSLTTQHVYSSPRFQNEFGAGFGSNFSTDTNGNRFIDPNNFFYSYGPKFDGKPVQDIDGRTILWNPQPDNYKDIYQVGFDRKNSFELSGGNDKSTILLSYTNQEAEGILPRNKFIKNAYFIRATHQFSKYLQVDASFNYNRSFGQNPVPQGGNESPLFSFIYGTPRSFDAVYWKNNYLDPVNGGRKQDSADPYGMTSTYFNIFQNTRTQKENNYIGRLELKSQLTDWLNLMISGNFNNFDFLNESKILGENPGFNGGGYSILEGRKEQYTTKFLLNANFKLTENLTLNASFGGEDFRSKYKATRQWTNGGLNSPGVFQIQNSIDPAGSEAYYTDGNQSPKRIQGLYAFANFAWKDQLFIDITGRNDWSSTLAYPDGHGSISYFYPSFVGNWIFSNSFKLPKWINSGSLRGSLAWVGRDTSPYNTSSGLYYRHDPSAYNSPDGVRIPLVGFNSNSLANLNLKNELSRSIEFGLNMAFFNNRLDFDVSFYKTNTTNQLLTLPLPQESGLSQQQINAGNLQNQGIEVIVNAIPVKLPNFKWNTTVTFSQNRDKLIELYPGVTEYVLNWAMGTDVKSIAIPGQQYGLIQTKYAYARYQALDANGNKIDDPRNGMKVLKADGSYMRSDSYQNQGYTTVGKLTPDFLASFRNTFRYKNLSLSLLIDARVGGDILSATYNYGVQFGNLSSTLKYRDEERGGIKYIDSQGNTQYGVIPDGVFGQNSIIKDKQGVTRDVSGMTYQEAYEKGWINPVKTSSYYNRLASWGNGIREQAVFENTWVSLREARLTYSFKPEMIKSLGVNTLNLSLIGRNLFYIYNKLPDGINPEGKYSNSAGSFAEYGGAPMSRYIGFNLDFSF, encoded by the coding sequence ATGAAACAATTAAGTACAAGACTTCCCTTGGCTGTTGGTGTTTTTTGTTTTCTATTGGGTACAAACCACCTAAGTGGTCAAAATTCAAAGAAGGATTCTATAAAGAATAAACAAATTGATGAAGTTGTTGTTACTGCACTTGGGATAAAAAGAGATCAGAGAAAACTAGGCTATGCCATTACCAAAGTTGAGACCAAAGACATTACCCAGGCTGGTGTCGTTAACCCCATGGAGGCTCTTCAGGGAAAACTTCCTGGTGTGGAAATAACAGCAGGATCCGGAGGTCCGCAGTCCAGTGCCAGAATACAAATCCGTGGAAATACATCATTAGGCAACAATAACCAGCCGCTGATAGTAGTTGATGGAGTAATTATTGACAATGGAGTAACCGGTGCGGATTCCTGGGGTTCCGGTTACGATTTCGGTAATGAAATGAAAAACCTTAACTCAGATGTTTTTGAGTCCGTTTCCATATTAAGAGGTGCTGCAGCATCTGCACTTTATGGTTCACGGGCTGCTAACGGGGTTATTGTCATTACAACCAAGAAAGGAAAAGGTACGAATGGATTAGGTGTCAGGATAAATTCTTCTCTTACTACACAGCACGTCTATAGCAGCCCCAGGTTTCAGAATGAATTTGGTGCCGGTTTTGGATCCAACTTTTCAACGGATACTAATGGAAACCGTTTTATAGATCCCAACAATTTTTTTTACAGCTACGGGCCAAAATTTGACGGAAAACCTGTACAGGATATTGATGGAAGAACAATTCTATGGAATCCTCAGCCGGATAATTATAAGGATATTTATCAGGTAGGATTTGATCGTAAAAATTCATTCGAACTCTCCGGAGGAAATGATAAATCTACTATTCTGTTGAGTTATACCAATCAGGAAGCTGAAGGTATTCTTCCCCGTAATAAGTTTATAAAAAACGCTTATTTTATCCGTGCAACCCATCAGTTTAGTAAATATTTGCAGGTAGATGCAAGTTTCAACTATAACCGGTCTTTCGGGCAGAACCCCGTACCTCAGGGAGGAAATGAAAGTCCTCTCTTCAGTTTTATATATGGCACTCCAAGAAGTTTTGATGCTGTTTATTGGAAAAACAATTATCTGGATCCTGTAAATGGGGGAAGGAAACAAGACAGTGCGGATCCTTATGGTATGACGTCTACTTATTTTAACATTTTCCAGAACACAAGAACCCAGAAAGAAAACAATTATATAGGCAGGCTTGAGCTCAAATCTCAGTTAACAGACTGGTTAAACTTAATGATATCAGGCAACTTCAATAATTTTGATTTTCTGAATGAATCTAAAATACTTGGAGAAAACCCCGGATTCAATGGCGGTGGGTATAGCATTTTGGAAGGGAGAAAGGAGCAGTATACAACGAAATTTCTACTGAATGCCAACTTTAAATTAACAGAAAATCTTACCCTTAACGCCTCTTTTGGTGGAGAAGATTTCAGATCCAAATATAAAGCCACAAGGCAATGGACTAATGGAGGACTTAATTCTCCGGGCGTTTTCCAGATCCAGAACTCAATAGATCCGGCAGGAAGCGAGGCCTATTATACCGATGGGAATCAGTCCCCGAAAAGAATTCAGGGGTTGTATGCTTTTGCTAATTTCGCCTGGAAAGATCAGCTATTCATTGACATTACAGGTCGCAACGACTGGTCTTCCACATTGGCATACCCTGATGGACATGGAAGTATAAGCTACTTCTATCCTTCATTTGTTGGAAACTGGATATTTTCTAATTCTTTTAAGCTTCCAAAATGGATCAATTCCGGAAGTTTGAGAGGAAGTCTGGCATGGGTGGGAAGAGATACTTCGCCATACAACACAAGCTCCGGCCTCTATTACAGACACGACCCTTCTGCTTATAATTCCCCTGATGGCGTGCGCATTCCGTTAGTGGGTTTCAATAGTAATTCTCTTGCGAATTTAAATTTAAAAAATGAATTGAGCAGATCCATAGAATTTGGATTAAATATGGCCTTTTTCAATAACCGGCTGGATTTTGATGTTTCTTTTTATAAGACCAATACTACCAATCAGCTGTTAACACTTCCTTTACCACAAGAATCAGGACTCAGTCAGCAGCAGATTAATGCCGGAAATCTGCAAAATCAAGGCATAGAGGTAATTGTCAACGCAATTCCGGTGAAACTACCTAACTTCAAATGGAATACCACAGTTACATTTTCTCAAAACAGGGATAAACTTATTGAGCTCTATCCAGGAGTTACGGAATATGTCCTGAACTGGGCCATGGGCACTGACGTAAAAAGTATAGCAATACCTGGCCAGCAATACGGTTTGATACAGACCAAATATGCCTATGCAAGATATCAGGCATTAGATGCGAATGGTAATAAAATTGATGATCCCAGAAATGGAATGAAAGTTCTGAAAGCTGATGGCTCTTACATGAGATCAGATTCTTACCAAAACCAGGGATATACTACAGTAGGAAAGTTAACTCCCGATTTTTTAGCCAGCTTCAGAAATACTTTCAGGTATAAAAATTTATCTTTAAGTCTACTGATTGATGCAAGAGTAGGGGGTGATATTCTTTCTGCCACATACAATTATGGTGTTCAGTTTGGCAACCTTTCATCCACATTAAAGTACAGAGATGAAGAAAGAGGTGGAATCAAATATATTGATTCGCAGGGCAACACTCAATACGGGGTAATTCCCGATGGAGTATTCGGCCAGAATTCTATCATAAAGGATAAACAAGGAGTCACCAGAGATGTAAGCGGTATGACTTATCAGGAAGCTTATGAAAAAGGGTGGATCAATCCCGTAAAAACATCTTCCTACTACAACAGATTAGCCTCATGGGGAAATGGTATCCGGGAGCAGGCTGTATTTGAAAATACATGGGTTTCCCTACGTGAAGCACGCCTGACCTATTCTTTTAAACCGGAGATGATTAAATCTCTTGGAGTCAATACTCTCAACCTCTCCCTTATCGGCAGAAACTTATTCTATATCTACAATAAATTACCGGATGGGATAAATCCTGAAGGAAAATATTCCAACAGCGCAGGCAGCTTTGCGGAGTACGGAGGTGCACCTATGTCAAGGTATATAGGATTTAACCTGGATTTCTCATTCTAG
- a CDS encoding SusD/RagB family nutrient-binding outer membrane lipoprotein, protein MKKILILTLSISLFVSCTSDFAQINTNPVDQIKATPEELLPLAMMKGFDGSFEYYYDYYRRIMPWTQTLVPSTGNSPQFMADGSNMNQRKDIFYGDHGALLTDIIYKIDHMPAEDQKKYVNIKSIATILKVYYAWYVTDVNGSIAYTEAFQARYGGTQTPKYETQEQLYDIFDKQLDNIYTAIQSADQSVQVNPGDKDLFFKGDISKWKRVANSLRLKIASRLMKRNPARLTAIAVQVLSRDEISSTAESFMLRTKRLTEHGNFNPAGMSAAKPMVDFMNESKDPRISIFFQQNDYSQENIDKLVAAGKMKKATESQRYVGGFVSPNMVSADMSRYYTSAKRLLNGVNYDTISRLQYRIWRPENTSKGIIGTGNAIFPILTYADYSLLKAELSARNLIPGNVKDLYEQGIRASIETYNYIAKEALVDDYKTAYDTDILAYLNQPQIKFDPSLALEQIIIQEYLNYFKQPNEVWALIKRTGLPNVSTALKLENPFSESGVLLIMPRRIVLPTPSKDNLNYQNQKEALDQMKQDPEFGTSESDIQGRIWWDKK, encoded by the coding sequence ATGAAAAAAATACTTATACTTACGCTGTCGATTTCTCTGTTTGTATCTTGTACCAGTGATTTTGCTCAGATTAACACCAATCCGGTAGATCAAATAAAAGCTACACCAGAAGAACTTCTGCCTTTAGCAATGATGAAAGGATTTGATGGCAGCTTTGAATATTATTATGATTACTACCGCAGAATTATGCCCTGGACTCAGACGTTGGTTCCCAGCACAGGCAATTCTCCTCAGTTTATGGCTGACGGCTCCAATATGAATCAAAGAAAAGATATCTTTTATGGAGATCATGGTGCTTTACTTACAGACATTATATACAAAATTGATCATATGCCGGCTGAAGATCAAAAAAAATACGTGAACATTAAAAGTATTGCCACGATTTTAAAAGTTTATTATGCATGGTATGTAACAGATGTGAATGGAAGTATAGCTTATACAGAAGCATTTCAGGCCCGTTACGGGGGAACACAAACTCCTAAATATGAAACACAGGAACAATTGTATGATATTTTTGACAAGCAGTTAGACAATATATATACTGCAATTCAAAGTGCTGATCAATCTGTACAGGTAAATCCGGGAGATAAAGACTTATTCTTTAAGGGTGATATAAGCAAATGGAAACGGGTAGCTAATTCACTCAGATTAAAAATTGCGTCAAGACTCATGAAAAGGAATCCTGCCAGACTGACTGCCATTGCTGTGCAGGTTTTATCAAGGGATGAGATTAGCAGTACAGCAGAGAGCTTCATGTTACGGACTAAAAGGCTAACGGAGCATGGTAATTTCAATCCTGCAGGTATGTCTGCTGCAAAACCTATGGTTGACTTTATGAATGAAAGCAAAGATCCCAGAATATCGATATTTTTCCAGCAAAATGATTATTCCCAGGAAAACATAGATAAGCTGGTAGCAGCCGGTAAAATGAAAAAAGCTACGGAAAGCCAGCGTTATGTTGGTGGTTTTGTCAGCCCTAACATGGTTTCAGCGGATATGAGCCGTTATTATACTTCAGCAAAAAGATTATTAAACGGAGTGAATTATGATACCATTTCCAGATTACAATATAGAATATGGAGGCCGGAAAATACTTCAAAAGGTATCATTGGGACAGGAAATGCTATATTCCCAATTCTTACCTATGCTGATTATTCACTGTTGAAAGCAGAACTGTCTGCAAGAAATCTTATTCCTGGTAATGTAAAAGATCTTTATGAACAAGGAATCAGAGCATCTATTGAAACCTATAATTATATTGCCAAAGAAGCATTGGTAGATGATTATAAAACAGCCTATGATACCGATATTTTAGCTTATCTAAACCAGCCTCAAATCAAATTTGATCCATCATTAGCCCTGGAACAGATTATCATTCAGGAATATTTAAACTATTTCAAGCAACCCAATGAAGTATGGGCATTGATTAAAAGAACAGGATTGCCTAATGTATCGACTGCGCTTAAACTGGAAAATCCATTCAGTGAATCCGGAGTTCTGTTGATAATGCCAAGAAGAATTGTTCTTCCCACTCCTTCAAAAGATAATCTAAATTATCAAAATCAAAAGGAAGCACTGGACCAAATGAAGCAGGATCCTGAATTTGGAACCAGTGAAAGCGATATACAAGGCCGAATTTGGTGGGATAAAAAATAA
- a CDS encoding YybH family protein, which produces MQEFNRKTETGAVAYFRHCIRNGDVKGALSCFHPEAVYIDRDGREWRGFEQIERAMNEICRLQLDIQGETPHITVVNDLAMWQDQWEITGTAPDGHSIHMTGNTSCIMKKNEEGEWLWLVDNPFGSAVLKNDNLV; this is translated from the coding sequence ATGCAGGAATTTAACAGAAAAACAGAAACTGGTGCTGTAGCCTATTTTCGGCATTGCATCAGAAACGGAGATGTAAAAGGAGCATTAAGTTGTTTTCATCCTGAAGCAGTCTACATAGACCGCGATGGAAGAGAGTGGAGAGGGTTTGAGCAGATAGAAAGGGCAATGAATGAGATTTGCCGCTTACAACTGGATATTCAAGGTGAAACTCCACATATCACTGTTGTAAATGATCTGGCGATGTGGCAGGATCAGTGGGAAATAACGGGAACTGCTCCGGATGGGCATTCTATTCATATGACAGGCAATACTTCCTGTATCATGAAAAAAAATGAAGAAGGAGAGTGGCTGTGGCTGGTTGACAATCCTTTCGGTTCTGCTGTGCTTAAAAATGACAATCTGGTATAA